CGCCCTTGGGTAGTCTGCAGAATCACCGCGGATCCGGCTGAGCCGCGTCCCTCTTCCTCGAGACGAGCTTCATCGGCATCGCCAAACTCGAGATCACCGTCGAGAGCCAGACTCTCGGCCATGTGCAGATAGGTCGGCTCATCGCCGGACAGCCTGCTGAACGAGTCTCGGACCGACGCTAGGCCCAGCAGGCCCGCGAGCGTGATTAGCGCCAATACCAGAGCGATGGCTCGATCGCGCACCGCGCGCTCAGGTAACCGCATCGGGGGATCTTATGCCGATCACCTTCAAAGCTCCGCGCTCGATGGAAAGCTCGAGCGGCTCTCGATGAACTCGATCGACAAGCTCGCCGTCACAAGCGAGCCACATTTCCCGGTCAAACGAGATTCGCGCCCACGGCGTGCGGCGAATCTCGACCGCCGGGTGACCGACGTGAGCTCCCTTGAAGACTCGAGGGAACACCTGGAGCAGAAGCCTGAGCTTGGACATCGAGCGGACAATCACCAGGTCGAACTGGCCGTCGTCCATCTCCGCATCCGGCGCGATATACATCCCGCCGCCGAAACGGGGCGCGTTGCAGGCAGTCGCGAACATGATCTCGTCGTGGTACTCGCCACCCTGCCACTCGACGCGGGCTCTCGGCGGCCGGTAACCGACCACGGTTCGCAAGACCGCGACGACATAGGTGAGCTTGTGCGGCCACCACCGCGGCTGGCCGTCGGCGGTCACCGAGCAGGCGCTGTCGAAACCGGCGCCGCCGTAGAGAACGAACCTGAGCTCACCGACCCGCCCCAGGTCGATCGGCCGCGGCTCGCCGTGAAGCGCGAGATCGAGGGCCTCGACGAACCGGTACGGCACTCCGAGGGAGCAGGCGAGATCGTCGCCCCGGCCGCAGGGGATGACGGCGAGAGCGCAGTTGGTTCCGGCAAGTCCTTGCACCGCCAGGTGCATCGAGCCGTCGCCACCGGCCACGATCAGCCTCTCGACGCCGTCGGTCGCGGCGCGACGCGCTTGGGCGGTCAAGTCCGGGCCGCTGCAAGTCACGTGTAGATCAGCCCCCAGCTCGGCGGCCTTGCGCCGCAGCGCGCCCAGATGTCTCTTCGCCCGGCCTCCGCCGGAGGTCGGATTCACCAAGAACCGGAGCACGGGGCCAATTGTAGCGGTCGACCTCCGTGCCGACCGAGCCTGCGCCTCGGCGCCGATTGGCAGGTCAGCCAGCCAGGGGACGCCTCGGGCTTCTCGGCCTGCTGGCGTCAGGCCCTCGGCTGCGCGCCGCTACGCGCAAACCAATGGTGCCCTCCGAGTCGATCGCGCGTGCGCTTGCGGCGAGCCCCCTGGCCGGCTGCCTGCCGAATCGGCTTGCCCTCAGCGCGTACCGATACAAAGAGCCGGTTCCGGCCTGGCCGGCGCGGAGCCGTTTGAGGCGGTGCGAGGATCCGGCGTGGCAAGTGGAGGGGGAGGCGAGGAGCAGCGATTTGCCCGCACCGCAGCGGCAGACTCGGCAGCACGGCTCCTGCTCGCGGAAGGTAGCGAGGAGACGCGCAAATCGCCCGAGACGACTTCTCCGAGAGCCCGCCGGATCGCATGAGCCGAAAGGCTCGAGCGACGGCGAGGTCGGAACCGGCGCCCGGTCATCCCTACCCGATGACCGGCAGCGGCGACGACACCAGATCGCGCTTGGCCGCCGTCAGCGACGAGCGGTACTTGGCGGCCAGGGGCGCGGTGTCCTCGCGCGTCACCAGGCGCTCGTAGAGATTGGTCCGCTGCTTGGGCTCATGGCCCGCGGAGCGGATCAGGTGCTCCATCTCGTCCTGGGTCATCTTGTAGGCGGTGCCCGCCGCCGAGACCACGTTCTCCTCGATCATGATCGAGCCCATGTCGTCGGCTCCGAACTTGAGCGCCAGCTGGCCGATCTTCTTGCCCTGAGTCACCCAACTGGTCTGCAGGTGTCGAACGTTGTCGAAGAAGAGCCGCGACACGGCGAGTGTCGTCAGGTACTCGTGAGCGAACGTCTCCGGCACATCCTCCATCTCGGTGTGAT
This bacterium DNA region includes the following protein-coding sequences:
- a CDS encoding diacylglycerol kinase family lipid kinase, with translation MLRFLVNPTSGGGRAKRHLGALRRKAAELGADLHVTCSGPDLTAQARRAATDGVERLIVAGGDGSMHLAVQGLAGTNCALAVIPCGRGDDLACSLGVPYRFVEALDLALHGEPRPIDLGRVGELRFVLYGGAGFDSACSVTADGQPRWWPHKLTYVVAVLRTVVGYRPPRARVEWQGGEYHDEIMFATACNAPRFGGGMYIAPDAEMDDGQFDLVIVRSMSKLRLLLQVFPRVFKGAHVGHPAVEIRRTPWARISFDREMWLACDGELVDRVHREPLELSIERGALKVIGIRSPDAVT